GAAGAAGATTTGCGAGAGTAGAAATATCAATTGCATTTCGATTCAAGGAAGTCTCAAGAGTTATTGCAGGCACCGAAAGATATGATGACCTAGAGTGGCAGCACTCATCCACCCATGACCTGTCCGCTGGCGGCATTCTTTTCAGTAGCGATCATGCGATCAAGCCCGGTTCAATCCTTTCAGTGCAGCTATCATTGCCCGCGACTGGCTGGGTGTTTCGAACTCTGGCGAAGGTCGCGCGCTGTGAGAGAGATGTCGCCGGGATGTGGCTAATCGGGTTCGAACTGATCTCTCGTGAGGAGTTTTCAGTGAAGATTGGTAATATCGATCTGTCGTTCTTTCCAGAACCTTATCAAACGTTCGGTGAGAACGAACGCAATCTGATTTCGAACTTTGTATTCAACGAAGAAGTGAAAATCCGACGAAGAGAATATCACAAGGAGAGTGAATTGTGAACATGGATGTGAGATCAAAAACAGAGCGCGGCGAGTGGTCCGTCCAGTTAGAAGAGGCGCGAAGTGTACAATCGAAACAGAGACGGCGCTATGTCAGACTTGATATTACGTCGCCCATCGACATTAAGCTTCTCGTCCCTGCATCAGAAGAGAACGAAACAGCCGGAATGATCCCGTTCCGTGGTGAAGTGATTAACGTCTCCGCTGGCGGGATGCTTATCGAATCTACTGATGCGATGCCTGAGGACGAATATATTGTACTCGAATTCGAGTTGAATGCTACAGCGAAGCTGACTGGGATAGTCGGAAAGATTAAACGCTGCGACACAGAGGATGAATCGAGACATTATATCGGTATCGAGTTCTGTACGAAAGAGGATATCGATCGGAACTGTCCTGCAGAGTATCAGCAGTTACTCAAGGAGCAGTGCACGAGCTTTGACGAGAAAGTGCGCGAATTGATTAATAAGCATGTATTTAGGTTGAAGACTGCCGGAGGCGTGACGGGGAAGGTCAAATGATCAAGTCGCTCGCAATCGCGCTGATCATTCTCGTTTGGGTATCGAATTGCGCTTACGCGGACCGCGATCAGTCATTTGCAATCTGTTTCCAGGGCGCTGAAGAGGGCTTTCAGGAACTTCAGCTGCCGGACAGGATTTACAGTAGAATTGTCGGATTCCCTGGAATAGGAATTGCAACACCAGAAGCAACTGAAGCTGCGTTGAAGGAGAATCCCTTCCCTGAAACCAGGTACTTCGTGCCAGACGCGATGATAAACCTTGCTGGAACTGTAGGGGTGAGGTACCTGATCTGGTTGAAAGTCGAGAAGGCGGATACTCAGAAATCTGCACACACGTTCATTCCTTACGTGTTCAGGAGTCAACACAGAAAATACATTCTCGGTGTTCGCATGTACGTAGTGGACTCCTTTGTCGGTGAGACAGTTGCTGCCGAGTACTTCGAAGCAAACAGAAAAGGTCCGGCGGTGATGTCGTATCTCGATTACGATAAGAATGATCCGGGGCTTGTCCAGGATTACACTTCTGTTAGGGCGAAATTTGTCGAGATGGCAGAAGAGATATCCGACAAGATCGCTGAAGAGATTATGAAGGTGGCCCATAACCGATAGGCGGCAGGATGTCGACAGCTATTGAATCCAG
The genomic region above belongs to Candidatus Zixiibacteriota bacterium and contains:
- a CDS encoding flagellar brake protein; protein product: MRADKTGTVKLVTPELSIWDKLELEFLLGGRSGTYLTRIEGFEEECPIIARPEWLSGEPLFCEGSPCGVTYFGPVCAYRFASKVLRSFTSNQREMYVLAAPRSFERIQRRRFARVEISIAFRFKEVSRVIAGTERYDDLEWQHSSTHDLSAGGILFSSDHAIKPGSILSVQLSLPATGWVFRTLAKVARCERDVAGMWLIGFELISREEFSVKIGNIDLSFFPEPYQTFGENERNLISNFVFNEEVKIRRREYHKESEL
- a CDS encoding PilZ domain-containing protein; translation: MDVRSKTERGEWSVQLEEARSVQSKQRRRYVRLDITSPIDIKLLVPASEENETAGMIPFRGEVINVSAGGMLIESTDAMPEDEYIVLEFELNATAKLTGIVGKIKRCDTEDESRHYIGIEFCTKEDIDRNCPAEYQQLLKEQCTSFDEKVRELINKHVFRLKTAGGVTGKVK